Proteins from one Panicum virgatum strain AP13 chromosome 7K, P.virgatum_v5, whole genome shotgun sequence genomic window:
- the LOC120640403 gene encoding U-box domain-containing protein 2-like, whose protein sequence is MSDGRGCDLAAVARSLRPYSRESATPPPASPRQYHKEAATALPSACARLRLLLEAGGACGRKDAATALYALCGGARENRGRAVEAGVVRPLLDLMANPESGMVDKAAYVLHSLVGSSEGRSAAVKEGGIHVLVEMVEAGTSRQKEIATLSLLQICDDNAAYRTMATREGAIPPLVALSQSSSARPKLRAKAESLIEMLRQPRSPSLRVRPSAAVVAVE, encoded by the exons ATGAGTGATGGTAGGG GCtgcgacctcgccgccgtcgcgcggaGCCTCCGGCCTTACTCCCGCGAGTCCGCGACCCCTCCGCCCGCCAGTCCGCGACAGTACCACAAGGAGGCCGCGACCGCACTGCCGTCCGCCTGTGCCCGCCTGCGCCTGCTcctcgaggccggcggcgcgtgcgggaggaaggacgccgccaccgcgctcTACGCACTCTGCGGCGGGGCGCGCGAGAACCGGGGGCGCGCCGTCGAGGCCGGCGTCGTGCGGCCGCTGCTCGACCTCATGGCCAACCCGGAGTCCGGCATGGTGGACAAGGCCGCGTACGTGCTCCACTCCCTCGTGGGCTCCAGCGaaggccgctccgccgccgtcaaGGAGGGCGGCATCCACGTCCTCGTCGAGATGGTCGAGGCCGGCACCTCGCGGCAGAAGGAGATCGCCACGCTCTCCCTCCTGCAGATCTGCGACGACAACGCCGCCTACCGCACCATGGCCACTCGTGAGGGCGCCATCCCGCCCCTCGTCGCTCTCTCCCAATCGTCCTCCGCCCGCCCCAAGCTCCGGGCCAAG GCGGAGTCGCTGATCGAGATGCTGCGGCAGCCGCGGAGCCCAAGCCTCCGCGTGAGGCCATCGGCGGCGGTCGTTGCGGTGGAGTGA
- the LOC120642195 gene encoding tubby-like F-box protein 7 isoform X1, with product MSFRSMVRDVRESFGYISRRNFEVRIHHRGKSLGSDLQDGPMVIQQSRWASLPPELLRDVMKRLEEDESSWPSRKDVVSCASVCTTWRDMCKDIVTSPEICAKLTFPVSLKQPGPRDGVIQCFIKRDKSKLTYRLYLCLSSAVLDENGKFLLAAKRSRRTTHTDYAISMDSKNFSRSSTGYIGKLRSNFLGTKFIIYDTLPPFNAGRLCSQERPPSRRFSSRKVSPKVPVGSYPIGQVNYELNVLGTRGPRRMLCTMHSIPESAVEAGGVVPGQPKELLPRLFDESLGSTASSLSKYSIADSSMDLSSCRYSECGGGGDDADKERERPLVLRNKAPRWHEQLQCWCLNFRGRVTVASVKNFQLIASPASAGASAQPQAASGPSSHDTVILQFGKVARDMFTMDYRYPLSAFQAFAICLTSFDTKLACE from the exons ATGTCTTTTCGGAGTATGGTTCGTGATGTAAGAGAAAGCTTTGGTTATATATCGAGGCGTAACTTTGAGGTGAGAATTCATCACAGAGGGAAGTCTCTTGGAAGTGACCTGCAAGACGGGCCTATGGTAATTCAGCAAAGCAGATGGGCTAGCCTTCCTCCTGAGTTACTCCGCGATGTGATGAAAAGGTTGGAGGAAGATGAGAGTAGCTGGCCATCCCGTAAGGATGTTGTTTCTTGTGCCTCTGTTTGTACAACCTGGAGGGACATGTGTAAGGATATAGTGACAAGTCCAGAAATTTGCGCAAAGCTCACATTTCCAGTATCACTTAAGCAG CCTGGACCACGAGATGGAGTGATCCAATGTTTCATAAAAAGGGACAAATCAAAACTGACGTACCGTCTCTACTTGTGCCTTAGCTCTG CTGTGCTTGATGAGAACGGGAAGTTCCTACTAGCTGCCAAAAGGAGCCGGAGGACGACGCACACGGACTATGCCATTTCTATGGATTCAAAAAATTTCTCACGATCGAGTACTGGATACATTGGGAAGCTGAG GTCAAATTTCCTTGGAACCAAATTCATCATTTATGACACACTGCCTCCATTCAACGCTGGGAGGCTCTGCTCACAGGAACGGCCCCCTAGCCGTCGGTTCTCTTCCAGGAAAGTCTCACCAAAAGTTCCAGTGGGTAGCTACCCCATCGGACAGGTGAACTATGAGCTGAATGTGCTTGGCACCCGGGGGCCAAGGCGGATGCTATGCACTATGCATTCCATCCCAGAGTCAGCTGTAGAGGCTGGCGGTGTTGTGCCAGGGCAACCGAAAGAGCTCCTTCCGAGGTTATTCGACGAGTCCTTGGGCAGCACAGCAAGTTCCTTGTCCAAATACTCCATCGCAGATAGCTCCATGGACTTGAGCAGCTGTCGGTACTCCGagtgcggtggaggaggtgacgatgcagacaaggagagggagaggcccCTGGTTCTGCGCAACAAGGCGCCGAGGTGGCACGAGCAGCTGCAATGCTGGTGCCTCAACTTCCGTGGGCGCGTGACGGTGGCATCAGTCAAGAACTTCCAGCTGATAGCTTCGCCAGCTTCAGCAGGGGCTTCGGCGCAGCCCCAGGCGGCGTCGGGTCCGTCAAGCCACGACACGGTGATCTTGCAGTTCGGCAAAGTTGCAAGGGATATGTTCACCATGGACTACCGGTACCCGCTGTCAGCTTTCCAGGCCTTCGCCATATGTTTGACCAGCTTTGACACGAAGCTGGCCTGTGAATAG
- the LOC120642195 gene encoding tubby-like F-box protein 7 isoform X2 — translation MDSKNFSRSSTGYIGKLRSNFLGTKFIIYDTLPPFNAGRLCSQERPPSRRFSSRKVSPKVPVGSYPIGQVNYELNVLGTRGPRRMLCTMHSIPESAVEAGGVVPGQPKELLPRLFDESLGSTASSLSKYSIADSSMDLSSCRYSECGGGGDDADKERERPLVLRNKAPRWHEQLQCWCLNFRGRVTVASVKNFQLIASPASAGASAQPQAASGPSSHDTVILQFGKVARDMFTMDYRYPLSAFQAFAICLTSFDTKLACE, via the exons ATGGATTCAAAAAATTTCTCACGATCGAGTACTGGATACATTGGGAAGCTGAG GTCAAATTTCCTTGGAACCAAATTCATCATTTATGACACACTGCCTCCATTCAACGCTGGGAGGCTCTGCTCACAGGAACGGCCCCCTAGCCGTCGGTTCTCTTCCAGGAAAGTCTCACCAAAAGTTCCAGTGGGTAGCTACCCCATCGGACAGGTGAACTATGAGCTGAATGTGCTTGGCACCCGGGGGCCAAGGCGGATGCTATGCACTATGCATTCCATCCCAGAGTCAGCTGTAGAGGCTGGCGGTGTTGTGCCAGGGCAACCGAAAGAGCTCCTTCCGAGGTTATTCGACGAGTCCTTGGGCAGCACAGCAAGTTCCTTGTCCAAATACTCCATCGCAGATAGCTCCATGGACTTGAGCAGCTGTCGGTACTCCGagtgcggtggaggaggtgacgatgcagacaaggagagggagaggcccCTGGTTCTGCGCAACAAGGCGCCGAGGTGGCACGAGCAGCTGCAATGCTGGTGCCTCAACTTCCGTGGGCGCGTGACGGTGGCATCAGTCAAGAACTTCCAGCTGATAGCTTCGCCAGCTTCAGCAGGGGCTTCGGCGCAGCCCCAGGCGGCGTCGGGTCCGTCAAGCCACGACACGGTGATCTTGCAGTTCGGCAAAGTTGCAAGGGATATGTTCACCATGGACTACCGGTACCCGCTGTCAGCTTTCCAGGCCTTCGCCATATGTTTGACCAGCTTTGACACGAAGCTGGCCTGTGAATAG
- the LOC120642196 gene encoding protein ROH1-like produces the protein MPPTDSSSFRRSLRRDHNQIHAAGDSDLDAADAFQRRAADLLTDLLADDPDLLSLAWTTLLLDAFLLCLDDFRALLFGPGAAAAARPPLDRLLADFFDRAVKALDLCNAVRDGLDLLRQCRNHLAIAAAVLSAPAAPPGEAQIRRARKALTDLTILMLDDTAGGVVGHHNRSFGRATKDARPQPPGHHRRTSSGGSSGSGSASHLRSLSWSVSRAWSAARQLQAIGGGLPVPRPHDIAATGGLASAVYAMGAVLFIVAFALVAAIPCQDRGLQVHFSVPRTFPWSAPVTALYDRIIDESKNKDRKHSCGLLKEIHQIDLCSRHLMDVTDTADFPLPEDKDAQLQEAAQELVQLCRSLKDGLDPLERQVRDMFHRIVRTRTEILDCLSRPHGTE, from the coding sequence ATGCCGCCCACCGATTCCTCCTCCTTCCgccgctccctccgccgcgaCCACAACCAGATCCACGCCGCCGGAGACTCcgacctcgacgccgccgacgccttccagcgccgcgccgccgacctccTCACCGACCTCCTCGCCGACGACCCCGACCTCCTCTCCCTCGCCTGGACCACCCTCCTCCTCGACGCCTTCCTCCTCTGCctcgacgacttccgcgccctcctcttcggccccggggccgccgccgccgcccgccccccgctcgaccgcctcctcgccgacTTCTTCGACCGCGCCGTCAAGGCGCTCGACCTCTGCAACGCCGTCCGCGACGGCCTCGACCTCCTCCGCCAGTGCCGCAACcacctcgccatcgccgccgccgtcctctccgcccccgccgcgccgccagggGAGGCCCAGATCCGCCGCGCCCGAAAGGCGCTCACCGACCTCACCATCCTCATGCTCGACGACACCGCCGGGGGCGTCGTCGGCCATCACAACCGCTCCTTCGGACGCGCCACCAAGGACGCCCGCCCCCAGCCCCCGGGACACCACCGCCGGaccagcagcggcggcagctcaGGCTCAGGCTCCGCCTCCCATCTCAGGTCCTTGTCCTGGAGCGTCTCGCGGGCCTGGTCCGCCGCGCGCCAGCTGCAGGCCATCGGCGGGGGCCTACCGGTGCCCCGCCCGCACGACATCGCCGCCACAGGAGGCCTGGCTTCCGCTGTCTACGCCATGGGCGCCGTCCTCTTCATCGTCGCCTTTGCGCTTGTCGCCGCAATCCCCTGCCAGGACCGCGGCCTCCAGGTGCATTTCTCGGTGCCCAGGACCTTCCCCTGGTCTGCACCCGTCACCGCGCTCTACGACCGCATCATCGACGAGTCCAAGAACAAGGACCGCAAGCACTCGTGCGGCCTGCTCAAGGAGATCCACCAGATTGACCTCTGCTCCAGGCACCTCATGGACGTCACTGACACCGCCGACTTCCCATTACCCGAGGACAAGGATGCTCAGCTGCAAGAGGCCGCGCAGGAGCTGGTGCAGCTGTGCCGATCGCTCAAGGACGGCCTCGACCCTCTTGAGCGCCAGGTCAGGGACATGTTCCACCGGATTGTGCGCACCCGCACAGAAATCCTCGACTGCTTGAGCAGGCCCCATGGCACAGAGTGA